From Dermochelys coriacea isolate rDerCor1 chromosome 23, rDerCor1.pri.v4, whole genome shotgun sequence, one genomic window encodes:
- the SYMPK gene encoding symplekin isoform X1 encodes MTQAALRRAPAQYVPPGPGEDVGREGAARSLELRAPGPGSRSCPLARPALGTDPLAGASSCSRLGTARAPGARVTMTGRAGEGSNARMSIASQFFTQEEGSGTDSMTTSERVVDLLNQAALISNDSKINLLKQVQELIINKDPTLLDNFLDEIIAFQADKSIEVRKFVIGFIEEACKRDIELLLKLIANLNMLLKDENVNVVKKAILAMTQLYKVALQWMVKSKVINDLQEACWEMVSAMASDIILLLDSDNDGIRTHAIKFVEGLIITLSPRMPDSDVPKRHENDISLDRIPKDHPYIKHNVLWEEGKAALEQLLKFMVHPAISSINLTAALGSLASIARQRPMFMAEVIQAYETLHANLPPTLAKSQVSSVRKNLKLHLLSVLKHPSSFEFQAQITTLLVDLGTQQAEITRSMPSLKEPRKRPRDENDPALKKMKMEPPLGEDDEDKDLEQAAAPPPKPSAQTSTHSDTDITAEFLQPLLTPDNVANLVLISMVYLPDTMPASFQATYTPVESAGTDAQIKHLARLMATQMTAAGLGPGSSPRPPGVEHTKLLKEEPKEEKLVKPESVLIKRRLSSLSQGQAISVLGAQGCVTILLEQEAPQAKRRPEPIIPATQPRLAGAGGRKKVFRLSDAIKPLTDVQMEKLKLGAVKRILCSERAVACSGAAQARVKILSSLVTQFDVPLKSEVLAFILDDVRNRLDLAFAWLYQEYNAYLSTFPTGSLDSYDECLIGLLSGLQEKPDQKDGIFTKVVLEAPLITESALEVIRKYCEDESRTYLGMSTLRDLIFKRPSRQFQYLHVLLDLSSHEKDKVRQQAILFIKRMYEKDQLREYVEKFALNYLQLLVHPNPPSVLFGADKDTEVAAPWTEETVKQCLYLYLALLPQNHKLIHELASVYTEAIADIKRTVLRVIEQPIRGMGMNSPELLLLVENCPKGAETLVTRCLHSLTDKVPPSPELVKRVRDLYHKRLPDVRFLIPVLNGLEKKEVIQALPKLIKLNPIVVKEVFNRLLGTQHGEGNSAVSPLNPGELLIALHNIDSAKCDMKSIIKATNLCFGERNVYTSEVLAVVMQQLMEQSPLPMLLMRTVIQSLTMYPRLGGFVMNVLSRLIMKQVWKYPKVWEGFIKCCQRTKPQSFQVILQLPPQQLSAVFEKCPELREPLLAHVRSFTPHQQAHVPNSTMAILEASSKQEVEVKDSQPLEEEELEPAPLLPRMSQDMIALRLAQEKALKRQLEEEQKLKQPASQPRPAHALAPLPAEEPMDFREEGPEVETPSIFISMQEEEEGSGGDGSLLDSSVEGPLPAKEVKSKEAGASSTTDEGAESKPESLTPDEPAPSGPQPVSHPEELPEPGGGSAEQEQKAES; translated from the exons GTCCAGGAGCTAATTATAAACAAGGACCCCACACTGCTGGATAACTTCCTGGAT GAGATCATCGCCTTCCAGGCGGACAAATCCATCGAGGTGCGGAAGTTTGTCATCGGCTTCATAGAAGAGGCCTG cAAACGGGACATCGAGCTGCTGCTGAAGCTCATCGCCAACCTGAACATGCTGCTAAAGGACGAGAACGTCAACGTGGTGAAGAAGGCCATCCTCGCCATGACCCAGCTCTACAAGGTGGCGCTGCAG TGGATGGTGAAGTCCAAGGTCATCAACGACCTGCAGGAGGCCTGCTGGGAAATGGTGTCGGCCATGGCCAGCGACATCATCCTGCTGCTGGACTCGGACAACGACGGCATCCGCACCCACGCCATCAAGTTCGTGGAGGGGCTGATCATCACGCTGTCGCCCCGCATGCCCGACTCGGACGTACCTAAGCGCCACGAGAATGACATCAGCCTTGACCGCATCCCCAAGGACCACCCCTATATCAAACACA ATGTGTTGTGGGAGGAGGGCAAGGCggccctggagcagctgctgaagTTCATGGTGCACCCGGCCATCTCCAGCATCAACCTCACGGCGGCGTTGGGCTCCCTGGCCTCCATTGCCCGCCAGCGGCCCATGTTCATGGCTGAAGTGATCCAGGCCTACGAGACCCTGCATG CCAACCTGCCGCCGACACTGGCTAAGTCCCAGGTGAGCAGCGTGCGCAAGAACCTGAAGCTGCATCTGCTGAGTGTGCTGAAGCACCCCTCGTCCTTCGAGTTCCAGGCGCAGATCACCACCCTGCTGGTGGACCTGGGCACCCAGCAGGCCGAGATCACCCGCAGCATGCCCAGCCTGAAGGAGCCGCGCAAGCGCCCACGGGACGAGAACgacccagccctgaagaagatgAAGATGG AGCCACCCCTCGGGGAGGACGATGAGGATAAGGATCTGGAGCAAGCAGCTGCGCCACCACCCAAGCCCTCTGCCCAGACCAGCACCCATTCGGACACGGACATCACGGCCGagttcctgcagcccctgctgacgCCGGACAATGTGGCCAATCTG GTGCTGATCAGCATGGTGTACCTGCCCGACACCATGCCCGCCTCCTTCCAAGCCACCTACACCCCCGTGGAGTCGGCCGGCACAGACGCCCAGATCAAGCATCTCGCCCGCCTGATGGCCACCCAGATGACGGCTGCAGGGCTTGGGCCAG GCTCCTCTCCCCGTCCCCCAGGCGTGGAACACACCAAGCTGCTGAAGGAGGAGCCGAAGGAGGAGAAGCTGGTGAAGCCCGAGAGCGTGCTGATCAAACGGCGCCTGTCCTCGCTATCTCAGGGGCAGGCCATCTCCGTGCTGGGGGCGCAGGGCTGCGTCACCATCCTCCTGGAGCAAGAGGCCCCCCAGGCCAAGCGGCGCCCGGAGCCCATCATCCCGGCCACCCAGCCCAG gctgGCAGGCGCTGGCGGGCGCAAGAAGGTTTTCCGCCTGAGCGACGCGATCAAGCCGCTGACGGACGTGCAGATGGAGAAGCTGAAGCTGGGAGCCGTGAAGCGGATCCTGTGCTCGGAGAGAGCCGTCGCTTGCAGTGGGGCAGCCCAG GCCCGTGTCAAGATCCTCTCGTCCCTGGTGACCCAGTTTGACGTGCCCCTGAAGAGCGAGGTCTTGGCCTTCATCCTGGACGACGTCCGCAACCGGCTGGACCTGGCCTTCGCCTGGCTGTACCAGGAGTACAATGCCTACCTGAGCACGTTCCCCACTGGCTCCCTGGACAGCTACGATGAGTGCCTCATTGGTCTGCTCTCCGGCCTGCAGGAGAAGCCAGACCAGAAGGATGG GATCTTCACCAAGGTGGTGCTGGAAGCCCCACTCATCACAGAGAGCGCCCTGGAGGTGATCCGCAAGTACTGCGAGGATGAG AGCCGAACCTACCTGGGGATGTCCACCCTCCGGGACCTGATCTTCAAGCGCCCGTCCAGGCAGTTCCAGTATCTGCACGTGCTGCTGGACCTCAGCTCCCATGAGAAGGACAAG GTCCGCCAGCAGGCGATCCTCTTCATCAAGCGCATGTATGAGAAGGACCAGCTGCGGGAGTACGTGGAGAAGTTTGCACTGAACTACCTACAGCTCCtggtgcaccccaaccccccatctGTGCTCTTCGGCGCTGACAAGGACACGG AGGTGGCTGCTCCCTGGACCGAGGAGACCGTCAAGCAGTGTCTGTACCTGTACCTGGCCCTGCTGCCGCAGAACCACAAGCTGATCCACGAGCTGGCGTCGGTCTACACAGAGGCCATCGCTGACATCAAGCGCACCGTGCTGCGGGTCATCGAGCAGCCG ATCCGCGGGATGGGGATGAACTCcccggagctgctgctgctggtggagaaCTGCCCCAAAGGGGCCGAGACCCTGGTGACCCGCTGCCTGCACAGCCTGACAGATAAAG TGCCCCCATCTCCCGAGCTGGTGAAGCGAGTTCGTGATCTCTACCACAAGCGGCTCCCGGACGTCCGGTTCCTCATCCCCGTCCTCAACGGGCTGGAGAAG AAAGAGGTGATCCAGGCTCTGCCCAAGCTCATCAAGCTGAACCCCATCGTGGTGAAGGAGGTGTTCAACCGCCTCTTGGGGACGCAGCACG GCGAAGGGAATTCGGCCGTGTCCCCCCTGAACCCTGGGGAGCTGCTCATTGCCTTGCACAACATCGACTCCGCCAAGTGCGACATGAAATCCATCATCAAAG CCACCAACCTGTGTTTCGGCGAGAGGAACGTCTACACGTCGGAGGTGCTGGCCGTGGTGATGCAGCAGCTGAtggagcagagccccctgcccatgCTGCTTATGAGGACGGTCATCCAGTCGCTGACCATGTACCCACGCCTGGGCGGCTTCGTCATGAACGTCCTGTCCCGCCTCATCATGAAGCAG GTGTGGAAGTACCCCAAAGTGTGGGAGGGCTTCATCAAATGCTGCCAGCGCACCAAGCCCCAGTCCTTCCAGGTCATCCTGCAGCTCCCTCCGCAGCAGCTCAGCGCCGTCTTTGAGAAGTGCCCCGAGCTGCGGGAGCCCCTGCTGGCCCATGTCCGCTCCTTCACTCCGCACCAG caAGCGCATGTCCCCAACTCCACCATGGCCATCCTGGAAGCCAGCAGCAAGCAGGAGGTGGAGGTGAAGGACTCGCAGCCGCTGGAGGAG gaggagctggaaccCGCGCCCCTCCTCCCACGTATGTCCCAGGACATGATCGCTCTGCGGCTGGCCCAGGAGAAGGCACTCAAAcgccagctggaggaggagcagaaactgaagcagccagccagccagccgcgCCCTGCCCATGCCCTGGCACCACTGCCTGCTGAGGAGCCCATGGACTTCCGGGAGGAGGGGCCCGAGGTGGAGACGCCCTCCATCTTCATTAGcatgcaggaggaagaggagggttcAGGCGGAGATGGGTCCCTGTTGGACTCCAGCGTGGAGGGGCCCCTACCTGCGAAG GAAGTGAAGAGCAAGGAGGCGGGAGCCAGCAGCACCACTGACGAGGGAGCGGAGAGCAAGCCCGAGAGCCTCACGCCGGATGAGCCGGCACCCAGCGGGCCCCAGCCGGTCAGCCACCCTGAGGAGCTGCCAGAGCCCGGGGGTGGCAGCgcagagcaggagcagaaagcagagaGCTGA
- the SYMPK gene encoding symplekin isoform X3 — protein MTQAALRRAPAQYVPPGPGEDVGREGAARSLELRAPGPGSRSCPLARPALGTDPLAGASSCSRLGTARAPGARVTMTGRAGEGSNARMSIASQFFTQEEGSGTDSMTTSERVVDLLNQAALISNDSKINLLKQVQELIINKDPTLLDNFLDEIIAFQADKSIEVRKFVIGFIEEACKRDIELLLKLIANLNMLLKDENVNVVKKAILAMTQLYKVALQWMVKSKVINDLQEACWEMVSAMASDIILLLDSDNDGIRTHAIKFVEGLIITLSPRMPDSDVPKRHENDISLDRIPKDHPYIKHNVLWEEGKAALEQLLKFMVHPAISSINLTAALGSLASIARQRPMFMAEVIQAYETLHANLPPTLAKSQVSSVRKNLKLHLLSVLKHPSSFEFQAQITTLLVDLGTQQAEITRSMPSLKEPRKRPRDENDPALKKMKMEPPLGEDDEDKDLEQAAAPPPKPSAQTSTHSDTDITAEFLQPLLTPDNVANLVLISMVYLPDTMPASFQATYTPVESAGTDAQIKHLARLMATQMTAAGLGPGVEHTKLLKEEPKEEKLVKPESVLIKRRLSSLSQGQAISVLGAQGCVTILLEQEAPQAKRRPEPIIPATQPRLAGAGGRKKVFRLSDAIKPLTDVQMEKLKLGAVKRILCSERAVACSGAAQARVKILSSLVTQFDVPLKSEVLAFILDDVRNRLDLAFAWLYQEYNAYLSTFPTGSLDSYDECLIGLLSGLQEKPDQKDGIFTKVVLEAPLITESALEVIRKYCEDESRTYLGMSTLRDLIFKRPSRQFQYLHVLLDLSSHEKDKVRQQAILFIKRMYEKDQLREYVEKFALNYLQLLVHPNPPSVLFGADKDTEVAAPWTEETVKQCLYLYLALLPQNHKLIHELASVYTEAIADIKRTVLRVIEQPIRGMGMNSPELLLLVENCPKGAETLVTRCLHSLTDKVPPSPELVKRVRDLYHKRLPDVRFLIPVLNGLEKKEVIQALPKLIKLNPIVVKEVFNRLLGTQHGEGNSAVSPLNPGELLIALHNIDSAKCDMKSIIKATNLCFGERNVYTSEVLAVVMQQLMEQSPLPMLLMRTVIQSLTMYPRLGGFVMNVLSRLIMKQVWKYPKVWEGFIKCCQRTKPQSFQVILQLPPQQLSAVFEKCPELREPLLAHVRSFTPHQQAHVPNSTMAILEASSKQEVEVKDSQPLEEEELEPAPLLPRMSQDMIALRLAQEKALKRQLEEEQKLKQPASQPRPAHALAPLPAEEPMDFREEGPEVETPSIFISMQEEEEGSGGDGSLLDSSVEGPLPAKEVKSKEAGASSTTDEGAESKPESLTPDEPAPSGPQPVSHPEELPEPGGGSAEQEQKAES, from the exons GTCCAGGAGCTAATTATAAACAAGGACCCCACACTGCTGGATAACTTCCTGGAT GAGATCATCGCCTTCCAGGCGGACAAATCCATCGAGGTGCGGAAGTTTGTCATCGGCTTCATAGAAGAGGCCTG cAAACGGGACATCGAGCTGCTGCTGAAGCTCATCGCCAACCTGAACATGCTGCTAAAGGACGAGAACGTCAACGTGGTGAAGAAGGCCATCCTCGCCATGACCCAGCTCTACAAGGTGGCGCTGCAG TGGATGGTGAAGTCCAAGGTCATCAACGACCTGCAGGAGGCCTGCTGGGAAATGGTGTCGGCCATGGCCAGCGACATCATCCTGCTGCTGGACTCGGACAACGACGGCATCCGCACCCACGCCATCAAGTTCGTGGAGGGGCTGATCATCACGCTGTCGCCCCGCATGCCCGACTCGGACGTACCTAAGCGCCACGAGAATGACATCAGCCTTGACCGCATCCCCAAGGACCACCCCTATATCAAACACA ATGTGTTGTGGGAGGAGGGCAAGGCggccctggagcagctgctgaagTTCATGGTGCACCCGGCCATCTCCAGCATCAACCTCACGGCGGCGTTGGGCTCCCTGGCCTCCATTGCCCGCCAGCGGCCCATGTTCATGGCTGAAGTGATCCAGGCCTACGAGACCCTGCATG CCAACCTGCCGCCGACACTGGCTAAGTCCCAGGTGAGCAGCGTGCGCAAGAACCTGAAGCTGCATCTGCTGAGTGTGCTGAAGCACCCCTCGTCCTTCGAGTTCCAGGCGCAGATCACCACCCTGCTGGTGGACCTGGGCACCCAGCAGGCCGAGATCACCCGCAGCATGCCCAGCCTGAAGGAGCCGCGCAAGCGCCCACGGGACGAGAACgacccagccctgaagaagatgAAGATGG AGCCACCCCTCGGGGAGGACGATGAGGATAAGGATCTGGAGCAAGCAGCTGCGCCACCACCCAAGCCCTCTGCCCAGACCAGCACCCATTCGGACACGGACATCACGGCCGagttcctgcagcccctgctgacgCCGGACAATGTGGCCAATCTG GTGCTGATCAGCATGGTGTACCTGCCCGACACCATGCCCGCCTCCTTCCAAGCCACCTACACCCCCGTGGAGTCGGCCGGCACAGACGCCCAGATCAAGCATCTCGCCCGCCTGATGGCCACCCAGATGACGGCTGCAGGGCTTGGGCCAG GCGTGGAACACACCAAGCTGCTGAAGGAGGAGCCGAAGGAGGAGAAGCTGGTGAAGCCCGAGAGCGTGCTGATCAAACGGCGCCTGTCCTCGCTATCTCAGGGGCAGGCCATCTCCGTGCTGGGGGCGCAGGGCTGCGTCACCATCCTCCTGGAGCAAGAGGCCCCCCAGGCCAAGCGGCGCCCGGAGCCCATCATCCCGGCCACCCAGCCCAG gctgGCAGGCGCTGGCGGGCGCAAGAAGGTTTTCCGCCTGAGCGACGCGATCAAGCCGCTGACGGACGTGCAGATGGAGAAGCTGAAGCTGGGAGCCGTGAAGCGGATCCTGTGCTCGGAGAGAGCCGTCGCTTGCAGTGGGGCAGCCCAG GCCCGTGTCAAGATCCTCTCGTCCCTGGTGACCCAGTTTGACGTGCCCCTGAAGAGCGAGGTCTTGGCCTTCATCCTGGACGACGTCCGCAACCGGCTGGACCTGGCCTTCGCCTGGCTGTACCAGGAGTACAATGCCTACCTGAGCACGTTCCCCACTGGCTCCCTGGACAGCTACGATGAGTGCCTCATTGGTCTGCTCTCCGGCCTGCAGGAGAAGCCAGACCAGAAGGATGG GATCTTCACCAAGGTGGTGCTGGAAGCCCCACTCATCACAGAGAGCGCCCTGGAGGTGATCCGCAAGTACTGCGAGGATGAG AGCCGAACCTACCTGGGGATGTCCACCCTCCGGGACCTGATCTTCAAGCGCCCGTCCAGGCAGTTCCAGTATCTGCACGTGCTGCTGGACCTCAGCTCCCATGAGAAGGACAAG GTCCGCCAGCAGGCGATCCTCTTCATCAAGCGCATGTATGAGAAGGACCAGCTGCGGGAGTACGTGGAGAAGTTTGCACTGAACTACCTACAGCTCCtggtgcaccccaaccccccatctGTGCTCTTCGGCGCTGACAAGGACACGG AGGTGGCTGCTCCCTGGACCGAGGAGACCGTCAAGCAGTGTCTGTACCTGTACCTGGCCCTGCTGCCGCAGAACCACAAGCTGATCCACGAGCTGGCGTCGGTCTACACAGAGGCCATCGCTGACATCAAGCGCACCGTGCTGCGGGTCATCGAGCAGCCG ATCCGCGGGATGGGGATGAACTCcccggagctgctgctgctggtggagaaCTGCCCCAAAGGGGCCGAGACCCTGGTGACCCGCTGCCTGCACAGCCTGACAGATAAAG TGCCCCCATCTCCCGAGCTGGTGAAGCGAGTTCGTGATCTCTACCACAAGCGGCTCCCGGACGTCCGGTTCCTCATCCCCGTCCTCAACGGGCTGGAGAAG AAAGAGGTGATCCAGGCTCTGCCCAAGCTCATCAAGCTGAACCCCATCGTGGTGAAGGAGGTGTTCAACCGCCTCTTGGGGACGCAGCACG GCGAAGGGAATTCGGCCGTGTCCCCCCTGAACCCTGGGGAGCTGCTCATTGCCTTGCACAACATCGACTCCGCCAAGTGCGACATGAAATCCATCATCAAAG CCACCAACCTGTGTTTCGGCGAGAGGAACGTCTACACGTCGGAGGTGCTGGCCGTGGTGATGCAGCAGCTGAtggagcagagccccctgcccatgCTGCTTATGAGGACGGTCATCCAGTCGCTGACCATGTACCCACGCCTGGGCGGCTTCGTCATGAACGTCCTGTCCCGCCTCATCATGAAGCAG GTGTGGAAGTACCCCAAAGTGTGGGAGGGCTTCATCAAATGCTGCCAGCGCACCAAGCCCCAGTCCTTCCAGGTCATCCTGCAGCTCCCTCCGCAGCAGCTCAGCGCCGTCTTTGAGAAGTGCCCCGAGCTGCGGGAGCCCCTGCTGGCCCATGTCCGCTCCTTCACTCCGCACCAG caAGCGCATGTCCCCAACTCCACCATGGCCATCCTGGAAGCCAGCAGCAAGCAGGAGGTGGAGGTGAAGGACTCGCAGCCGCTGGAGGAG gaggagctggaaccCGCGCCCCTCCTCCCACGTATGTCCCAGGACATGATCGCTCTGCGGCTGGCCCAGGAGAAGGCACTCAAAcgccagctggaggaggagcagaaactgaagcagccagccagccagccgcgCCCTGCCCATGCCCTGGCACCACTGCCTGCTGAGGAGCCCATGGACTTCCGGGAGGAGGGGCCCGAGGTGGAGACGCCCTCCATCTTCATTAGcatgcaggaggaagaggagggttcAGGCGGAGATGGGTCCCTGTTGGACTCCAGCGTGGAGGGGCCCCTACCTGCGAAG GAAGTGAAGAGCAAGGAGGCGGGAGCCAGCAGCACCACTGACGAGGGAGCGGAGAGCAAGCCCGAGAGCCTCACGCCGGATGAGCCGGCACCCAGCGGGCCCCAGCCGGTCAGCCACCCTGAGGAGCTGCCAGAGCCCGGGGGTGGCAGCgcagagcaggagcagaaagcagagaGCTGA